Proteins from one Impatiens glandulifera chromosome 2, dImpGla2.1, whole genome shotgun sequence genomic window:
- the LOC124926853 gene encoding FAM10 family protein At4g22670, producing the protein MEAEKLNQLKHFIDQCKSNPSILNDPSLSFFTDYLESLGAQLPSSKSGETKSKSYVVEESDDDIVDNEDEDEDEADVVAEEEEEDEIVESDIELEGEVVEPDNDPPQKTGDASVEVTEENRDAAQEAKSKAVEAISEGNLEEAIEHLTEAIVLNPTSAIMYATRANVYVKMKKPNAAIRDADAALQINPDSAKGYKSRGLARAMLGQWEEAAKDLHVASKLDYDEEINAVLKKVEPNAHKIEEHRRKYERLHKERNERKAERERQRRRAAAQASYEKAKKQEQQSSSSRRPGSMPSGFPAGMGGFPGGAGMPGGFPGGMPGGFPGAGGMPGGFPGAGGMPGGFPGAGGMPGGFPGAGGMPGGFPGAGGPGGMPGNVDYSKILNDPELMAAFSDPEVMAALQDVMKNPANLAKHQSNPKVAPVIAKMMGKFAGPQ; encoded by the exons ATGGAAGCTGAAAAGCTAAATCAGTTGAAGCATTTCATCGATCAGTGCAAGTCTAACCCATCCATCCTCAACGATCCTTCTCTATCCTTCTTTACAGACTATCTGGAAAG CCTTGGAGCTCAGCTTCCTTCATCTAAATCTGGGGAGACCAAATCT AAATCTTATGTTGTCGAGGAGAGTGATGATGACATTGTTGATaacgaagatgaagatgaagatgaggcAGATGTAGTtgctgaagaagaagaggaggatgaGATAGTTGAATCAGACATTGAACTTGAAGGCGAAGTTGTTGAGCCTGATAATGATCCTCCTCAGAAG ACTGGAGATGCTTCGGTAGAGGTTACAGAGGAAAACCGCGATGCTGCTCAAGAGGCAAAGTCTAAGGCAGTAGAAGCCATCTCAGAAG GCAATCTTGAGGAAGCAATTGAGCATCTCACAGAGGCTATTGTGTTGAATCCAACTTCAGCCATTATGTATGCTACAAGAG cTAATGTGTATGTGAAGATGAAGAAACCCAATGCCGCTATTAGAGATGCAGATGCTGCTTTACAG ATAAATCCAGATTCAGCTAAAGGATACAAGTCTCGTGGCTTGGCAAGAGCGATGCTTGGACAATGGGAGGAGGCTGCAAAGGATCTTCACGTGGCATCAAAGCTAGATTATGACGAGGAAATCAATGCTGTGCTAAAGAAG GTGGAACCTAATGCACACAAAATTGAAGAGCACAGAAGAAAATACGAGAGATTGCATAAAGAAAGGAATGAGAGGAAGGCTGAACGTGAGAGGCAGCGTCGTCGTGCTGCAGCTCAG GCCTCGTATGAGAAAGCAAAGAAACAGGAACAACAGTCATCCTCAAGCAGAAGACCTGGGTCCATGCCTAGTGGATTCCCTGCTGGCATGGGTGGCTTTCCTGGTGGTGCTGGTATGCCAGGTGGCTTCCCTGGAGGTATGCCGGGAGGTTTTCCTGGAGCTGGAGGTATGCCTGGAGGTTTTCCTGGAGCTGGAGGTATGCCGGGAGGTTTTCCTGGAGCTGGAGGTATGCCGGGAGGTTTTCCTGGAGCTGGGGGTATGCCGGGAGGTTTCCCTGGAGCTGGAGGGCCGGGAGGAATGCCTGGAAATGTTGACTACAGTAAAATCTTAAAT GACCCTGAGTTAATGGCAGCGTTTAGTGATCCAGAAGTCATGGCTGCTCTCCAAGATG TTATGAAGAATCCGGCAAACCTAGCTAAACATCAGTCAAATCCCAAAGTGGCTCCTGTGATTGCAAAGATGATGGGCAAGTTTGCAGGTCCTCAGTGA